The bacterium HR34 DNA segment ACGCAATCCTTCCTTCAAAGCGCCTGTTGTAGTTGTAGTTAAACCAGAGCTATTCCAATCAAAACCAATAACACATCCAAAACTTTGAAACCAAACAGGATCAGCCAATCTTTTTATAAATTCTTGAGGCCCGAATTCCTCTACTACAGCAAGAGTAACAATCCTTGAAAGTTTCTTCATTCTCTCAAATAGCCATTTTGGGCACTTGCCTGTATCAAGAGGTATTGTTGCTATACCAGTTCTCATTTTTTAACCGAGTATTTTTCTTTTATAATTTTTATTTTCTCTTCAATTTTCACCCTTTCACTATCTGATGCCTTTTTAAGTTTGCTTTTTAGTTCTCTTAAATGTTTCCTTATTGACCTTGGAATTTTCAGATATACTTTCTTTGTCATATTATCTCATTATTTACTACTTTTTAATTTATCATTTTCAATCGAAAAAACAAGCGTAACTTTTGTACCAACCCCTTTTATACTTTCTAAATATATTCTACCACCCATCTTCTCTGTTAAATTTTTAACTATCCATAAACCTAAACCAGTCCCTTGAATTTCGGCTGTTTCTTTATTTCTTACCCTGTAAAACTTCTCAAAAAGTCTTTGCTGTTCATCTGCTGAAATACCAATTCCATTGTCGTGCACAGAAATAATATATTTTTTATGAACTTCGTCAACCTCAACAGAAACTGTTACTTTTCCCTTTTTGCCTGATTTTACTACAGGAGACGTATACTTAATTGCGTTATCAACTAAATTATAAATAACTTCCTTCAGATGACCTTCAGAAGCAATTATTTTTTTAGAAAAACCATTATCAATAAACTCCAATTCAATATTGTACTCCCTTGCTTTTCTTGATAATTCTTGCACAATATTTTTAACTATTAAAGAAGGGTCTAAGGGTTCCATTTTTAAACTAATTCTTTCCTGCTCTATTCTTGCAACCTCAAGTAAATCGCTAACAAGATCTGTCAATCTTTTTGCTGATTTATCTAATATATCTAAAGCAACTTCATTTTCCTTCTTTTTTTCTTCTGTAATCTCACCTTTCATATTATCTTTTAAAAACTCAACATAACCCCGCAAATTAGTTATAGGAGATTGTATTTCATGAATTGCCATTCTTATAAAATCGTCTTTCATTTTATCAACTTCTTTTAACTTTTTGAGCAATATTGGATATTTTAGTAAAAACGTGTGATGGATAATTAAAAACAAACTTATTATTATCAAAAATAAAGTAAGGATGTAAGAGCGCGATATAGAGTTTATTAAATATTCGTCAACATCTTTTGTTGAAACAGAAATAGATAAAACCGCCAAAACCTTATCGTCTTTCTTAACTGGATAAACTATATCCCAAAATCTTTCCTGAAAATCTTCAGAAAAAAGTAATTTATCCAAATCAAATATACTATATTTTGCAGGTGTTATATCTTCTCCTGTTTTATTAGCGCCGCCTGTTGGCTCGCTTGTCTGGTAGACATAAGATACTCCGTTTTGAAAAGCAAGCGATATTGGATCTCCTTTTATAAAATTTCCATTCTCATGAGAATCAAGAGAAGAAACTACTTTAAAATTGTTATCTTCTTTCACTATTACTCTAAGCTTTGATATTCTATTATTATCTTTTTTTATGTTTTTTAGTTTAGAATCTATATTGGAGTAATTCTCATTTTCCAAATCTTCCAAAACACTTTGTGATAAAATATTTGCAGAAAAAAGCATTGTTTTCTGCACTCTATCTTCAATATTCTTTTGCAGGGAATTAATTGTAAAAAAAGTTAGGTAATAAATTGAAATAGGTATAAAAACCAATACAAAAAAAGAATACAATATAGAAGGGTTGACAAATATAAATTTTCCGGCTTTTAAAAATGGGTTCATAATTTATTTGATTTATTCCTTTCTTGCAATCTTAAACCAATAATCAGCAAAACAACGCCAACTGCAATAGCGATTGCTATTAAAGTAAGTGTGGAGTATCTTGCTTCAATTTTTTTAACAGGAATTACAAAACTTGCAACCAGCAAATCTGTATCAATCATCACAACATCATCTTGAACTTTCTTGAAAACTAAAGGTTCTGACCTTGCCAATACATCTCCTTTATTATCTGTTAGGGCAACATAAACTTCATGCTCACCATCGCCTATTTCTTTGTCAACTTTTACTTCCCAATTGCCGTTTTCGTCTGCCTTTGCCAGTAAAATAATCGGCGAGAAAATATAAACAGTTACAAAACTATTTGGAAGCGCTTTACCACTAATAACCAATTGGTTTTCTTGCTTGCCTTGAATTTCTTTCTTTTCTATTTTTACTCTTTCTACTTTAAAATTATCACAAGGAGAAACCTTAACTTCCCTTGGACTTTTATAAACTATTTTCTCTCTTTGAGACGGCTTTAATGGGTTTGTTCCATTTG contains these protein-coding regions:
- the phoR gene encoding Alkaline phosphatase synthesis sensor protein PhoR, with product MNPFLKAGKFIFVNPSILYSFFVLVFIPISIYYLTFFTINSLQKNIEDRVQKTMLFSANILSQSVLEDLENENYSNIDSKLKNIKKDNNRISKLRVIVKEDNNFKVVSSLDSHENGNFIKGDPISLAFQNGVSYVYQTSEPTGGANKTGEDITPAKYSIFDLDKLLFSEDFQERFWDIVYPVKKDDKVLAVLSISVSTKDVDEYLINSISRSYILTLFLIIISLFLIIHHTFLLKYPILLKKLKEVDKMKDDFIRMAIHEIQSPITNLRGYVEFLKDNMKGEITEEKKKENEVALDILDKSAKRLTDLVSDLLEVARIEQERISLKMEPLDPSLIVKNIVQELSRKAREYNIELEFIDNGFSKKIIASEGHLKEVIYNLVDNAIKYTSPVVKSGKKGKVTVSVEVDEVHKKYIISVHDNGIGISADEQQRLFEKFYRVRNKETAEIQGTGLGLWIVKNLTEKMGGRIYLESIKGVGTKVTLVFSIENDKLKSSK